The proteins below come from a single Kitasatospora sp. NBC_00315 genomic window:
- a CDS encoding nucleic acid/nucleotide deaminase domain-containing protein: MSDDLAAALLAHFGERGLRSLDIAPPGPLRTPGLPLQVGRYFTAAEPSEPLSLGEFAAVLGWDAGAAAGQLRIGADRGAQFYLAPDRSVRAVVLGTSIPELPVNSSVEAFAAGLLLLDRRLPEMEDAQDPEAAFGAYLALRGGLLELDPAAFEERESWWPRVLDDLRLPLNVDSSAAFGYLDADGGEQIATAVGGPGLPHPEELLWHRLRAEGVEPEQVTRVYCELEPCLMPGHYCALWLADTFTDAQFTHAFDYGASAQSREDGVKALMVHLAERSG; encoded by the coding sequence ATGAGTGACGACCTTGCCGCCGCGCTGCTGGCGCACTTCGGCGAGCGGGGCCTGCGCAGCCTCGACATCGCGCCGCCGGGCCCGCTGCGCACGCCCGGCCTGCCGCTCCAGGTCGGCCGCTACTTCACCGCCGCCGAGCCGTCCGAGCCGCTCTCGCTCGGCGAGTTCGCGGCCGTGCTCGGGTGGGACGCCGGGGCGGCCGCAGGGCAGTTGAGGATCGGAGCCGACCGCGGCGCGCAGTTCTACCTCGCGCCGGACCGCTCGGTGCGCGCCGTGGTGCTCGGCACCTCGATCCCCGAACTGCCGGTGAACAGCAGCGTGGAGGCGTTCGCGGCCGGTCTGCTCCTGCTGGACCGCCGGCTGCCGGAGATGGAGGACGCGCAGGATCCGGAGGCGGCCTTCGGGGCCTACCTGGCACTTCGCGGCGGTCTGCTCGAACTGGACCCCGCCGCGTTCGAGGAGCGGGAGAGCTGGTGGCCGAGGGTGCTGGACGACCTGCGGCTGCCGCTGAACGTCGACTCCTCGGCGGCCTTCGGGTACCTGGACGCGGACGGCGGCGAGCAGATCGCCACGGCGGTCGGCGGTCCCGGGCTGCCGCACCCGGAGGAGCTGCTCTGGCACCGGTTGCGGGCCGAGGGCGTCGAGCCCGAACAGGTCACCCGGGTGTACTGCGAGCTGGAGCCCTGCCTGATGCCCGGCCACTACTGCGCCCTCTGGCTGGCGGACACCTTCACCGATGCGCAGTTCACGCACGCCTTCGACTACGGCGCGAGCGCGCAGTCCCGCGAGGACGGGGTCAAGGCACTGATGGTCCATCTGGCGGAGCGCAGCGGCTGA
- a CDS encoding SUKH-4 family immunity protein produces MLVSIDWQVLERSLPPGGLLKFRADAAARIWPDAQAARFATEYGVPHSGGLFRALPDLVERDPASPDSVFQDDLSAEPIDTPAGLLQPVGMVYQSEVFVRPADGTVWICDPDHSLDDGPDGGSDEDTVEFDGLVYELAHRDLSSFAYLVYKVEAERPRPEDDPYPDDWAAVIDLIRTRMTAWDRQPFRSGAHFWEMYLDSYPML; encoded by the coding sequence ATGTTGGTGTCGATCGACTGGCAGGTGCTGGAGCGCAGCCTGCCGCCGGGCGGGTTGCTCAAGTTCCGAGCCGATGCCGCGGCGCGGATCTGGCCGGACGCGCAGGCCGCCCGGTTCGCGACGGAGTACGGCGTGCCCCACTCGGGCGGGCTGTTCCGGGCCCTGCCCGACCTGGTGGAACGGGATCCGGCCAGCCCGGACTCGGTCTTCCAGGACGACCTTTCGGCCGAGCCGATCGACACCCCGGCCGGGCTCCTCCAGCCGGTGGGCATGGTCTACCAGTCGGAGGTGTTCGTCAGGCCGGCGGACGGCACGGTCTGGATCTGCGACCCGGACCACAGCCTCGACGACGGGCCGGACGGCGGGTCCGACGAGGACACCGTCGAGTTCGACGGGCTGGTCTACGAGCTGGCCCACCGGGATCTCTCCTCCTTCGCCTACCTGGTCTACAAGGTGGAGGCAGAGCGCCCGCGCCCGGAGGACGATCCGTATCCCGACGACTGGGCCGCGGTCATCGACCTGATCCGCACGCGGATGACCGCCTGGGACCGCCAGCCGTTCAGAAGTGGCGCGCACTTCTGGGAGATGTACCTGGATTCCTACCCGATGCTGTGA
- a CDS encoding nucleic acid/nucleotide deaminase domain-containing protein, giving the protein MTSEAAKALAHGAEKMGKTLGDDVGRAVRDLYKSTGNRLKRSAENHVEHDAEHAGKIAKILDGGKKDVTHRPGNPGGSGHGAGGGGGGKGPKKYFIHDDGRVQELRDGALHDVDPKDGSGVHTILDSEHKRVQDPSASDMKKKYHARQDKNNPHEGVDSQKITEPTDLSRATEEARRANGDHGGKNYAALRYKDEAGNEFVLVGRSGDKRSHSERSIGKPLLGGREGNVRELYTERAPCQADANCNRWMGRHFEPHNPDLQVSHGVDYDNKVPQADRDFGHKAYLDRLRQDHEAGRNDGTMGTDDFDERGRELKAARDAKRKVRADKLVERGL; this is encoded by the coding sequence GTGACCAGTGAGGCGGCCAAGGCCCTGGCGCACGGCGCCGAGAAGATGGGCAAGACGCTCGGCGACGACGTCGGCAGGGCGGTCAGGGACCTCTACAAGTCCACCGGCAACCGGCTGAAACGCTCCGCCGAGAACCACGTGGAACACGACGCCGAACACGCCGGCAAGATCGCCAAGATCCTGGACGGCGGGAAGAAGGACGTCACCCACCGCCCGGGCAACCCCGGTGGCTCCGGGCACGGCGCGGGTGGCGGAGGCGGCGGCAAGGGCCCGAAGAAGTACTTCATCCACGACGACGGCCGGGTGCAGGAACTGCGGGACGGCGCTCTGCACGACGTGGACCCGAAGGACGGCTCCGGCGTCCACACCATCCTCGACTCCGAGCACAAACGGGTGCAGGATCCGTCCGCGTCGGACATGAAGAAGAAGTACCACGCCCGTCAGGACAAGAACAATCCGCACGAGGGCGTGGACAGCCAGAAGATCACCGAGCCGACGGACCTCTCCCGGGCCACCGAGGAGGCCCGGCGGGCCAACGGCGACCACGGCGGCAAGAACTACGCGGCGCTGCGCTACAAGGACGAGGCCGGCAACGAGTTCGTCCTGGTCGGCCGGAGCGGTGACAAGCGCAGCCACTCCGAGCGGTCGATCGGAAAACCCCTGCTCGGCGGCCGGGAGGGCAACGTCCGGGAGCTCTACACCGAACGGGCGCCCTGTCAGGCGGACGCGAACTGCAATCGCTGGATGGGCCGGCACTTCGAGCCGCACAACCCCGATCTGCAGGTCTCCCACGGCGTCGACTACGACAACAAGGTGCCGCAGGCCGACCGCGACTTCGGCCACAAGGCCTACCTCGACCGGCTCAGGCAGGACCACGAGGCCGGCCGCAACGACGGCACGATGGGCACCGACGACTTCGACGAGCGCGGACGTGAGCTCAAGGCGGCCAGGGACGCCAAGCGAAAGGTCCGGGCGGACAAGCTCGTCGAGCGGGGTCTGTAG